The Campylobacterota bacterium genome includes a window with the following:
- a CDS encoding acyl esterase, whose product MRCLNDSTYPLTYSVCTLVTDHTEYRDMVASFNRAGFTDANTEFLYVDNSNGNTEDGYSGLNKFLNRASGKYIIVCHQDILLEFDDIGVLAERIAEMDRLDPDWAVLGNAGYGDFSTKLYRITDPWGADQKIGTLPARARSLDENFLLVKNDANLALSHDLKGFHLYATDLCTLANILGWNAYVIDFHLYHKSGGNCNESFFASKNAFMDKYARIIRPMAIRTTCTMMLITCAPLFNRFINKKFFYSIRKRLETLLR is encoded by the coding sequence ATGCGTTGCCTGAATGATTCGACCTATCCTCTCACTTATTCCGTCTGTACCCTCGTTACCGATCATACGGAATACCGCGATATGGTCGCGTCGTTCAACCGTGCGGGTTTCACCGATGCCAACACCGAATTTTTATACGTCGACAACTCAAACGGGAACACCGAGGACGGGTACAGCGGTTTGAACAAATTTTTGAATCGTGCTTCCGGCAAATACATCATCGTCTGCCATCAGGATATCCTGCTTGAGTTTGACGACATCGGTGTTCTGGCGGAGCGGATTGCGGAGATGGACCGGCTCGACCCCGACTGGGCGGTTTTGGGAAATGCCGGTTACGGTGATTTCAGCACCAAACTCTACCGGATCACCGATCCCTGGGGAGCCGACCAGAAAATCGGGACCCTCCCCGCGCGGGCCCGCAGTCTCGATGAAAATTTTCTCCTGGTCAAAAACGACGCCAACCTGGCGCTTTCTCACGATCTCAAAGGTTTTCATCTCTACGCCACCGACTTGTGTACCCTTGCCAATATCCTCGGCTGGAATGCCTATGTCATCGATTTTCATCTCTACCACAAAAGCGGCGGCAACTGTAACGAAAGCTTTTTTGCGTCAAAAAACGCCTTTATGGACAAATACGCACGGATCATCCGCCCGATGGCGATCCGCACCACCTGTACCATGATGCTTATCACCTGCGCACCGCTATTCAACCGCTTCATCAATAAAAAATTCTTTTACAGCATCCGAAAACGGCTGGAAACACTCTTGCGATGA
- a CDS encoding O-antigen ligase family protein encodes MMLRLFSFEAIRPYREQSALAANYLLILYAFLLPVAPKTATQIFIAAALIMFFSGNLKEKFFNALKNKVIISFILFYTMYVFWTLGSEHIATAFFKLKEFKYILHIIIIYMIVQKRFVFMILGSFILGIIFSALTSYLLFFDYPVSAWLDYVPLIELHPAMHVNVPFMVSYTAYSISLSITANILLFSLLKNRHPGLFFNAALFILFLGVSSVVFLIASRLGYILYSLSISLTIGYVFRQYLFRAILIIVAFLGTTYLIAYENSEIFKNRFSAIAEETRKSFNASYTSGEGMRIAYYLYGWEVIKENSVFGVGTGDHIAEVFKIIDRKETDPANKNMLYMNYHSGDHASFDSEYLDTLVQFGIVGLLIFFNIIYQMIRYIQPDSRLKYIQYLLAFTITIVSLPSIILIPSEVGKVLILLISLTLVQPCPEDSKLISPSAV; translated from the coding sequence ATGATGTTACGGCTATTTTCTTTTGAGGCGATTCGCCCATATCGGGAACAATCGGCTTTAGCCGCGAACTATCTGCTGATACTTTACGCTTTTTTACTCCCGGTTGCACCGAAAACTGCAACGCAAATTTTTATTGCCGCAGCACTAATCATGTTTTTTAGTGGGAACCTAAAAGAGAAGTTTTTCAATGCGCTTAAAAACAAAGTCATTATTTCCTTCATCCTTTTCTATACAATGTACGTTTTTTGGACTTTAGGAAGCGAACACATTGCAACAGCATTTTTTAAACTCAAAGAATTCAAATACATTCTTCATATAATTATTATTTACATGATTGTTCAAAAACGGTTTGTCTTCATGATTCTCGGAAGTTTTATCCTTGGAATCATTTTCAGTGCACTCACATCCTACCTGCTATTTTTTGATTACCCGGTATCAGCATGGTTAGACTACGTCCCATTGATCGAATTGCATCCGGCCATGCACGTCAATGTTCCGTTCATGGTCAGCTATACTGCTTACAGCATTAGCTTAAGTATAACGGCAAATATTCTTCTCTTTTCACTGCTCAAAAATCGGCATCCCGGTCTTTTCTTTAATGCTGCCTTGTTTATCCTGTTTCTCGGTGTCAGTAGCGTTGTCTTTTTAATTGCATCCCGGTTGGGATACATTTTATACAGTCTCAGTATCTCATTAACAATTGGGTATGTTTTTCGCCAATACCTATTTCGGGCCATATTAATCATCGTTGCTTTTCTAGGAACAACCTATCTTATCGCTTATGAAAATAGTGAAATATTCAAAAACCGATTTTCAGCCATCGCGGAAGAAACCCGAAAGTCCTTCAATGCTTCTTATACTTCAGGAGAAGGTATGCGCATTGCATACTATCTTTACGGCTGGGAAGTCATCAAAGAAAACTCTGTTTTCGGTGTAGGAACGGGAGATCACATAGCAGAAGTGTTCAAAATTATAGATAGGAAAGAAACCGATCCTGCGAATAAAAATATGCTTTATATGAATTATCATAGCGGCGATCATGCAAGCTTCGACAGTGAGTATCTGGACACTCTCGTACAATTTGGCATCGTTGGGCTTTTGATTTTTTTTAATATCATTTATCAAATGATCCGATATATTCAACCTGATTCACGCTTGAAATACATTCAATACCTCTTGGCATTCACAATCACAATCGTTTCATTACCTTCCATCATTCTGATACCTTCCGAAGTCGGAAAAGTATTGATACTTCTCATCTCGCTTACGCTCGTTCAACCCTGCCCCGAAGATTCCAAGCTGATCTCCCCATCAGCTGTGTAG
- a CDS encoding glycosyltransferase family 2 protein translates to MNGLDISFITVNYNSSAHTIALVESIRSRVSGQTSYEIIVVDNASEAEDYNRLHSALEGSPSVKLLRNRINSGFAGGNMLGVNVASGRYYFFINNDCLLLNDAATVMKEFMESHPDAGALTAKITDENGNFSSSYKQFPSVVKQWFGNSAHRMLSKNPFPSNKARLELPAQVEIISGSCMFFRADVFCALGGLDTVFFLYCEEEDICKRVWNSGRTVYFLPYAEVFHEGGGSSGTNPALEREFYISYNLLIDKHFQGLPRMLIKTALFFKLLRRVATKKGGWNIFAFFLRGAPIKESLRYNQTIRANRP, encoded by the coding sequence ATGAACGGCCTCGACATCTCTTTCATCACCGTCAACTACAACTCGTCGGCCCATACGATCGCACTCGTTGAAAGTATCCGGTCCCGCGTTTCCGGACAAACGTCGTACGAAATCATCGTCGTCGACAACGCCTCCGAGGCCGAAGACTATAACCGTCTACACAGCGCGCTCGAGGGCTCCCCTTCGGTCAAACTCCTACGCAACCGGATCAACAGCGGGTTTGCGGGAGGAAATATGCTGGGGGTCAACGTCGCATCGGGACGGTATTATTTCTTTATCAATAACGACTGCCTCCTTCTCAACGACGCTGCCACCGTCATGAAAGAATTTATGGAATCGCATCCCGACGCCGGGGCCCTGACCGCCAAGATTACCGATGAAAACGGCAACTTTTCCTCATCCTACAAACAATTCCCCTCGGTCGTCAAACAATGGTTCGGGAACAGCGCCCATCGGATGCTGTCCAAAAACCCTTTTCCCAGCAACAAAGCACGTCTGGAACTCCCTGCCCAGGTCGAAATCATCAGCGGATCGTGCATGTTTTTCCGCGCCGACGTTTTTTGCGCGCTCGGTGGCCTGGACACGGTTTTTTTCCTCTACTGCGAAGAAGAAGACATCTGCAAACGGGTATGGAACAGCGGACGAACGGTCTATTTTCTCCCCTACGCCGAAGTGTTCCACGAGGGTGGAGGCAGTTCGGGTACAAATCCCGCCCTCGAAAGAGAATTTTACATCTCCTACAACCTCCTCATAGACAAACATTTTCAGGGATTGCCCCGGATGCTGATCAAAACCGCCCTCTTTTTCAAACTCCTCCGCCGCGTCGCTACCAAAAAGGGGGGATGGAATATCTTTGCTTTTTTCCTGCGCGGTGCCCCGATCAAAGAGAGCCTGCGCTATAATCAGACTATACGCGCGAACCGTCCATGA